The Solibacillus daqui genome has a segment encoding these proteins:
- a CDS encoding FecCD family ABC transporter permease, which yields MLKSRFSKSFGFILLVLLVISLFFCSLAMGQTTISFKLALEVLTNYDPSNTEHLVVATSRLSRAVIALCIGMSLAIAGVLIQALTRNPLASPDLLGINAGAIFFIVFAITWLNIHSLVGYMWFAFLGAAISGFSVFLLSNFGRDGVTPLKVIIAGTALSALFMSFTQGMLVIDEQSMQTVLFWLAGSIAGRDLDMLFSVLPLLILALIICLFLGKSVNVFSAGEDIAKSLGQNVVLIKLLIGLIIIILAGGSVAVVGSVGFIGLIVPHMAKALVGIDYRWIIPYSALIGSALLIAADVAARFIISPMEVPIGVMTAFIGGPFFIYLAKKGVAKQ from the coding sequence ATGTTAAAATCACGATTCTCAAAATCTTTTGGCTTTATATTGTTAGTGCTACTTGTAATCAGCTTATTTTTTTGTAGTTTAGCAATGGGTCAAACAACGATTTCTTTCAAGCTCGCATTGGAAGTTCTCACAAATTATGACCCTTCGAATACCGAACATTTAGTTGTAGCAACAAGTAGGTTATCACGTGCCGTTATTGCATTATGTATTGGTATGTCACTAGCAATTGCGGGAGTGCTTATTCAAGCATTAACGAGAAACCCATTAGCATCGCCTGACTTACTTGGTATTAACGCAGGGGCAATATTCTTTATCGTTTTTGCTATCACATGGCTTAACATTCATTCCTTAGTAGGCTATATGTGGTTTGCTTTTTTAGGTGCAGCAATATCAGGTTTTAGTGTTTTTTTATTAAGTAATTTTGGTCGAGATGGTGTGACACCATTAAAAGTAATTATAGCGGGTACAGCACTATCTGCATTGTTTATGTCATTTACTCAAGGCATGCTTGTAATTGATGAACAATCGATGCAAACGGTTCTATTTTGGTTAGCTGGTTCGATTGCAGGTAGAGATTTAGATATGTTATTTTCGGTATTGCCTTTGTTAATTCTTGCGCTTATTATTTGCCTTTTTCTTGGTAAATCAGTCAATGTCTTTAGTGCTGGAGAGGACATTGCGAAAAGTTTAGGTCAAAACGTGGTGTTGATTAAGCTATTAATAGGTTTAATCATAATTATTCTTGCAGGTGGTTCTGTTGCAGTAGTGGGCTCTGTAGGGTTTATAGGATTAATAGTACCACATATGGCCAAAGCTTTAGTCGGTATAGATTATCGATGGATTATTCCTTATAGTGCGCTCATCGGTTCTGCTTTGTTGATTGCTGCGGATGTTGCAGCTAGATTTATTATTAGCCCAATGGAAGTTCCAATTGGTGTGATGACTGCGTTCATTGGTGGTCCATTCTTTATTTATTTAGCGAAAAAAGGAGTGGCGAAACAATGA
- a CDS encoding ABC transporter substrate-binding protein → MKKVFSFMVMLIALVAVLAACGNKEEVKESSANENSNSESSSDETITINHVLGTTEIKGKPKRVVTLYQGATDTILEFGVKPVGVVESWAQQPMYDYLKEDLKDVTYVGLETQPNLEEIAALEPDLIIATQVRHEEIYEQLSQIAPTVVNTTLYDIHETTSLLGQALGEEEKANELIAAWESRVADFKEKIASNENYPFSVSVLNYREDHARIYVTGFAGSILSELGFNGPKDLQGDNLEIVKLSDKEAIPQMNADVIFQFMEDNEAVKKTHAEWTAHPLYQNLDAVKNNQVYTVNEITWNFAGGLKSANLMLDDLYTHFKLEK, encoded by the coding sequence ATGAAAAAAGTTTTTAGCTTTATGGTTATGTTAATCGCTTTAGTAGCAGTATTAGCAGCTTGTGGTAACAAAGAAGAAGTAAAGGAATCATCTGCAAATGAAAATTCTAATTCAGAATCTTCAAGCGATGAGACTATTACAATAAATCATGTTTTAGGTACGACAGAAATTAAAGGAAAACCTAAGCGCGTTGTTACTTTATATCAAGGTGCTACTGATACAATTTTAGAGTTTGGTGTAAAGCCGGTTGGAGTGGTTGAGTCTTGGGCGCAACAACCAATGTACGATTACCTTAAAGAAGATTTAAAAGATGTCACTTATGTAGGTTTAGAAACACAGCCGAATTTAGAAGAAATTGCAGCATTAGAGCCAGATTTAATTATTGCAACTCAGGTTCGTCATGAGGAAATCTATGAACAGCTTTCACAAATTGCACCAACAGTTGTCAATACAACTTTATACGATATTCATGAAACAACTTCATTACTTGGACAGGCATTAGGTGAGGAAGAAAAAGCAAATGAATTAATTGCAGCATGGGAGAGCCGTGTAGCCGACTTTAAAGAAAAAATTGCATCAAATGAAAATTATCCGTTCAGTGTTTCTGTATTAAACTATCGTGAAGATCATGCACGTATTTATGTAACAGGATTCGCGGGTTCAATTTTATCAGAGTTAGGTTTTAACGGTCCTAAAGATCTACAAGGTGATAATTTAGAGATTGTTAAATTAAGTGATAAGGAAGCAATTCCACAAATGAATGCAGATGTTATATTCCAATTCATGGAGGATAATGAGGCGGTTAAAAAAACGCATGCTGAATGGACAGCACATCCGCTTTATCAAAATTTAGATGCAGTGAAAAATAATCAAGTTTACACAGTTAATGAAATTACATGGAACTTTGCAGGTGGTTTAAAATCTGCAAACTTAATGCTAGACGATTTATATACGCATTTTAAACTTGAAAAATAA
- a CDS encoding DegV family protein: MIKITADSTCDLSPELLAKYDISLAPLHVLINEEDYLDGVNITPKDIFHYVSVENKSCSTAAINTYEYEQFFKPYTNQFEAIIHISLGSEFSSCYQNACLAAQNFENIIVINSQNLSTGSGLLVLEAAELAAQGYTAKEIEARILALVPEIEASFVIDKMDYLKRGGRCSSLEAFGATLLKIKPSIEVTHGKMEVGKKYRGQFASCLEKYVKDRLVNRTDIDLSRIFITHPDCPDELVEQVKTMIQRQMQFDEILVTNAGCTVSTHCGPSTLGILFKRTIK, encoded by the coding sequence ATGATAAAAATAACTGCAGATAGTACGTGCGACTTATCTCCAGAACTACTTGCCAAATATGATATTTCATTAGCACCACTACATGTGCTAATCAATGAAGAGGATTATTTAGATGGTGTCAATATTACACCAAAAGACATTTTTCATTATGTAAGTGTTGAGAATAAATCATGCTCGACTGCTGCCATCAATACATACGAGTACGAGCAGTTTTTCAAACCCTATACAAATCAATTTGAGGCAATCATTCACATTAGTTTAGGTAGCGAGTTTTCTTCTTGCTATCAAAATGCTTGTCTAGCCGCCCAAAACTTTGAAAATATTATCGTCATTAATTCACAAAATTTATCGACGGGTAGCGGCCTACTCGTTTTGGAAGCAGCTGAACTTGCCGCGCAAGGTTACACAGCGAAGGAAATCGAAGCGCGAATTTTAGCGCTAGTACCTGAAATTGAAGCGAGCTTTGTCATTGATAAAATGGATTACTTAAAGCGTGGTGGACGTTGCTCAAGCCTTGAGGCATTTGGTGCAACATTACTAAAAATTAAACCATCAATTGAGGTTACTCACGGTAAAATGGAAGTTGGTAAAAAATATCGCGGTCAATTTGCAAGTTGTCTCGAAAAATACGTAAAAGATCGTCTTGTAAATCGTACAGACATTGATTTATCACGCATTTTCATCACACATCCTGATTGCCCTGATGAACTCGTTGAGCAAGTAAAAACAATGATACAACGTCAAATGCAATTTGATGAAATTCTAGTAACAAATGCTGGTTGTACCGTTTCTACACATTGTGGTCCAAGTACATTAGGAATATTATTTAAACGCACAATTAAATAA